From the Primulina tabacum isolate GXHZ01 chromosome 15, ASM2559414v2, whole genome shotgun sequence genome, one window contains:
- the LOC142526051 gene encoding F-box protein At3g28330-like gives MDSRRSSIKGSTHGNLSSVEWIEADDMPEWMLMEVLMRLPFKVLFKFKTVSKQWCSMISCPSFAKMYVDRISRSPHSQDWILVSSFAEKVMTEQFFLKKLPLDGCSLGINCLDLLTLPCDDQSHSFDHVVVGISNGLLLYGPRLEVAKRLQIYSYEICNPITGQRITLPPPESCFEFVATGFVTQVEDNVLQSYRVVRIEVHHANSGFISFDVYSSETREWEYFKIYSRICFYKWKNPVVLGKILHWMVATHSVMAFDPYNMNKPHFIRLIPLPSDDVASYRLRKIELDHVLFDEHQGHLRYVEVKLDGGQPIKLSIWELKDYDSGRWCLQHRVSIDQLRIRSVPLSFHPFDSNNIVYLMNYKALLSFHIETGELKVVDDSSENYIDKLPYGMSYFSFVIPPWPVFISPSLFEVTDS, from the coding sequence ATGGATTCTAGGAGAAGTAGTATAAAGGGTTCTACACATGGAAATCTCAGTTCCGTGGAGTGGATCGAGGCTGACGATATGCCGGAATGGATGTTAATGGAGGTGCTCATGAGACTGCCGTTCAAGGTTCTATTCAAGTTTAAAACTGTTTCGAAGCAATGGTGTTCTATGATTTCTTGCCCTTCTTTTGCTAAGATGTACGTTGATCGAATATCCCGGTCGCCCCATTCGCAGGACTGGATCCTTGTCTCTAGCTTTGCAGAGAAGGTTATGACAGAACAGTTTTTCCTGAAAAAGTTGCCACTGGATGGATGTTCCCTTGGCATCAATTGCCTAGATCTGCTAACTCTCCCATGTGATGATCAGTCTCATAGTTTCGACCATGTAGTGGTCGGAATCAGCAATGGGTTATTGCTCTACGGTCCTCGTTTGGAGGTTGCCAAAAGACTTCAAATTTATAGTTACGAAATATGCAACCCTATCACCGGGCAGAGGATAACCCTTCCTCCACCTGAAAGTTGCTTTGAGTTTGTTGccacgggttttgtgacacaagTTGAAGACAACGTCCTCCAAAGTTATAGAGTTGTGCGCATTGAAGTGCATCATGCAAATTCCGGCTTCATCAGTTTCGACGTGTACTCTTCCGAAACCCGTGAATGGGagtatttcaaaatatattctCGTATCTGCTTTTATAAGTGGAAGAATCCTGTCGTTCTCGGCAAAATTCTGCATTGGATGGTTGCCACACATAGCGTGATGGCGTTCGATCCTTACAATATGAATAAGCCTCACTTCATTCGCCTTATTCCGCTGCCTAGTGACGATGTCGCAAGCTATAGACTAAGAAAAATAGAACTCGACCATGTTTTGTTCGACGAACATCAAGGGCATTTGAGATATGTAGAAGTAAAACTGGATGGCGGCCAACCGATTAAGTTAAGTATCTGGGAATTAAAGGACTACGATTCGGGAAGGTGGTGTCTGCAACATAGAGTCAGCATCGACCAACTACGTATACGCTCGGTACCATTGTCATTCCATCCCTTTGATTCGAACAATATTGTGTATCTGATGAACTACAAGGCCCTTTTGTCGTTCCATATCGAGACAGGAGAGTTAAAAGTTGTGGATGATTCAAGTGAAAATTACATTGATAAACTCCCATACGGTATGTCATACTTCTCGTTCGTCATTCCACCATGGCCAGTATTCATCAGCCCCTCTCTTTTTGAGGTCACTGATTCAtga